Below is a genomic region from Echinicola rosea.
TGTTGATTCTGTTTGTGGCAAGCCTAGACTATCATTACTCCGCCTACCTTCCCTTCGAAGCGGTGTTGTCTCCCAAAAAAAATGAAATAGGTGCCTCTTTGGCCAGTCCAGACCATTACCTCGATGAGCTTAATGCGGATATCTATGTCATCAATGCAGCTGTGCAGTCCAAAACCATCTCAGCAAACCACCTGAAGATTTTCATCTCTTTTCATCGTGAAATCGAGGACATCATCCTGGCCAACTGCCCTCCATTGCAGAAGAGTAAAATCCATAGGGGACTTTACTCGAGAATTCTTCCGCACAAAACCCAAGATGACAACACCATTAAACAAAACCTAAACGCCTACCTTGGCTGTTTCCAACAGCAATTCAATGTTTCCATTGATGGAAAGGCCATTGCAGCAGACTTTGTGATCAGCAGTATTCAAAACGGACAAGTGGGTTTTGAAAGCAATGTGTCCATCAGTCAATTGCCCCCTGGAAAACATGTACTTCTCATTGACCATCCCAGCGACGCTTCAAGAATGTTTGCCTGTATCACGTTTTGGTATTTTCCCTAAAATTTGGTTGTGGGTATTTCCCAAAGGAGAGTTGACCTTACTATTTCTTCGTATTTATTTCTACAAACCTGAGCTCGACTTTATTTTAGTAAAAAAAGCGTCATAGCGAACCCTTTTAAGAAGGATGTGGATTGGAAAAGGGTGTGGCAATCCCGAAATACCGAGACTGCCACGGCTTCCACCCCTCAAATCTCCCTCTAAGCCTCGCAGTGACGATTTTATAATCGAACTGAGATTACTAGTCACAGCATCATACTTCACCCAGGGGACATCAAAACGCATAGGGTACTCATCAATCCTCCGTCACTTTGCTTCCCCACCAATCGGCATTGGGCTGCCAGCCCGGGGAAAGCATGGCTTTTCTATCTTCCTCCAGCCGTTTCCATCTCACTGTCCTTGCACGCATCAGTACTTCCGCTTCCTTACTGGCATCATATGCCGGATCTGGATAGGGATAACTGGCCTGATGGCGCTCCAGATACCCGAAGAGCTTCTGGGTAAGTTTTTTCACCATTTTACCGTGCGATCGGGCCACATCCTCCTGCTCATAGGGATCGGTGACTAAATTATACAGCTCAGCTTGCTTATTTTCCCAATAATAGATCAATTTCCAATCGCCACTTCGGATAATCGCACTGGGATCGCCTCCTTGGTTTCCATAATGGGGATAGTGCCAAAAGAAATCCCGCGATTTCATCTTCTTCCCTTCCATTGCAGGCACCAAGCTCACTCCTTCCACCCCTTTTAGATCTGCAGGATCACCGCCTGTCAACTCCACCAATGTCGGCAAAAAGTCAATATTGCTGGCCGGGCTTTCGATCGTTCCTCCTATTGCTTTGGGCACTTTGATAAAGAAAGGCACGCGAAGCCCTCCTTCCCACTGGTAGCCCTTTCCACCCCTAAGGGGCAAATTGGAAGTGGAAAAATTATCCCCAGAGGAGACACCTCCATGATCAGACGTAAAGATCACGATGGTATTTTCGTCAAGTCCTTTTTTCTCCAATGCTTTCATCACGATGCCCACCGCTTCGTCCATCGCTTCCACCAAGCCACCATAGACCGGATTATCCTGCACCTGCCTGATCGGCAGCCTACGCTCCATGGAATAGCCGTGATCTGCGATTCCGGCCGATTCAGCTTTGTTGCGGTACTTTGACCACTTTTCGGAGGTAGTCTGTATCGGGCCATGGACAGCATAGAAAGAGAGCATCGCAAAAAACGGCCGATCATGTGCTTGTTCAATAAACGTAGCTGTTTCTTCTGCTAGGCGAATGCTGAGGTTTTCTCCATCAGGCCCTTGGCTGAGCTTGGGATTATCGTAGGGTGCAAAATAGCCACCTTTAGGGCTTCCGGCTTCATAGCCACCAATATTGGTATCAAACCCATGGTCTTCCGGGTATGAGCCTTGGCCACCCAAATGCCATTTCCCGGCAAAAAAGGTCTCGTACCCATTGGCCTTCATGGCCTCTGGAAGGGTCACCAGCTCCGATGGCAGTGTGTGGGCATATTCAGGAGGCAGCAGCTGCGTATGCCTGCCATATTTCCTCCAGCCTTCCCCTTCCGGAGCCCCTATCCAATCGGTAATCCCATGGACCGCCGGTGTGACACCTGTCATCAGTCCAGCCCGGGAGGGGCTACAGACACGAGAAGAAGCATATCCTTGCTCAAAACGGAAGGATTGCTCCCCAAGCTTATCAATATGCGGTGTCTCATAAAATTCGCTACCGGTAATTCCCAGATCATGGTATCCCAGATCATCCACTAGTATCAACAGTACATTAGGCTTACCGCTTTCCTGTCCATACGCGGGAGCATTTGCCACACTCCAGGATAAAAATACGATACACAACCACATTTTCCATTTATAAACCAAATTGCCCATGATGCCTGAATTATTTACTCGTTTTTA
It encodes:
- a CDS encoding sulfatase, which encodes MGNLVYKWKMWLCIVFLSWSVANAPAYGQESGKPNVLLILVDDLGYHDLGITGSEFYETPHIDKLGEQSFRFEQGYASSRVCSPSRAGLMTGVTPAVHGITDWIGAPEGEGWRKYGRHTQLLPPEYAHTLPSELVTLPEAMKANGYETFFAGKWHLGGQGSYPEDHGFDTNIGGYEAGSPKGGYFAPYDNPKLSQGPDGENLSIRLAEETATFIEQAHDRPFFAMLSFYAVHGPIQTTSEKWSKYRNKAESAGIADHGYSMERRLPIRQVQDNPVYGGLVEAMDEAVGIVMKALEKKGLDENTIVIFTSDHGGVSSGDNFSTSNLPLRGGKGYQWEGGLRVPFFIKVPKAIGGTIESPASNIDFLPTLVELTGGDPADLKGVEGVSLVPAMEGKKMKSRDFFWHYPHYGNQGGDPSAIIRSGDWKLIYYWENKQAELYNLVTDPYEQEDVARSHGKMVKKLTQKLFGYLERHQASYPYPDPAYDASKEAEVLMRARTVRWKRLEEDRKAMLSPGWQPNADWWGSKVTED